In Alosa alosa isolate M-15738 ecotype Scorff River chromosome 23, AALO_Geno_1.1, whole genome shotgun sequence, a single window of DNA contains:
- the rap2ab gene encoding ras-related protein Rap-2a, giving the protein MREYKVVVLGSGGVGKSALTVQFVTGTFIEKYDPTIEDFYRKEIEVDSSPSVLEILDTAGTEQFASMRDLYIKNGQGFILVYSLVNQQSFQDIKPMRDQIIRVKRYERVPVILVGNKVDLDNEREVSSSEGQALAEEWGCPFMETSAKSKTMVDELFAEIVRQMDYASLPDKEDPCCSSCNIQ; this is encoded by the exons ATGCGTGAGTATAAAGTAGTGGTCCTCGGGAGCGGTGGAGTCGGGAAGTCCGCTCTGACGGTACAGTTTGTCACCGGAACATTCATCGAGAAGTACGACCCGACAATCGAGGATTTTTACCGCAAGGAGATAGAGGTGGATTCCTCCCCCTCTGTGCTGGAGATCCTTGACACAGCTGGAACGGAGCAGTTTGCCTCTATGCGGGATCTCTACATCAAAAACGGCCAGGGCTTCATACTAGTATACAGCCTTGTCAACCAGCAGAGCTTCCAAGACATCAAGCCAATGAGAGATCAAATAATCAGAGTGAAAAG GTATGAGAGAGTGCCGGTGATCCTGGTGGGGAACAAGGTGGACCTGGACAACGAGCGGGAGGTGTCGTCAAGCGAGGGCCAGGCACTGGCCGAAGAGTGGGGCTGCCCCTTCATGGAGACCTCGGCCAAAAGCAAGACCATGGTGGACGAACTGTTTGCCGAGATTGTCAGGCAGATGGACTACGCCTCTCTGCCGGACAAGGAGGACCCGTGCTGTTCTTCCTGCAATATACAATag